Proteins found in one Plasmodium relictum strain SGS1 genome assembly, chromosome: 13 genomic segment:
- the ROM8 gene encoding rhomboid protease ROM8, putative → MVEKRLEENNKLVLEIKDGREKICNGDDGNEKNGNNNDISGIKKRHLLNISETKKIINSSNNLLEKENTKSNNENNENINIKSIVKNENIKKENNTEDVNILEKEKNEKEFKKYELLNSENNNTVKFYKLEEKDYISNENKDNQKKKMYIIKDESFKKKRMKTDKKFQIKNSYEDSSSEHNRTSLKVSYKIHKKSNKENIKRKNYLSIALDENQCYEINKSSICTDNIKFLDFINDYEQNMYYFKNSKSCNKKKKKKKKLSMKKKKSDTREILNNYILNVDDHSKYNENYSSENLTKNYNTPVIHHLYNDKIVTYISDLDYEQKKKCKNEIYLNNYSNTIKETKSSKYKNRINIELKNKRRFNFLSKKSLLRKRKKKIIIFLNHNYSVWENGRFNDHFYRIVHKNYDLDSLEEEKILIDYHKESKIKKLIYRIFPQFSMSSLLLYVTFIQWIIFISLISLKSDFPLTPSDDSLKSFGSNFPHDIFKNAEIYRLFTSLFLHSNFNHICANTYVQLTVGFLLEYIYGTFIVLLVYVFTGIYGIILSSPLTYCYSTTESSSSSSGIIGMFFSEILMMTNFNVDKISISVHLFCFFLLLLFLKFSLNTVSINIYSHFFGFLGGFLIGVILKRKQLKYFLRNNLLIQILCSVFLIISLAAAIFISTFVVHKC, encoded by the exons ATGGTAGAAAAAAGATTAGAGGAAAACAATAAATTAGttttagaaataaaagatGGGAGAGAAAAGATATGCAATGGTGATGATggtaatgaaaaaaatggaaataataatgatatttcaggaataaaaaaaagacatttattaaatatttcagaaacaaaaaaaattataaatagttctaataatttattgGAAAAAGAAAACACAAAGTCTAATAATGAGAATAatgaaaacataaatataaaaagtatagtAAAAAATGAGAATATAAAGAAGGAAAATAATACAGAAGATGTAAATATtcttgaaaaagaaaaaaatgaaaaagaatttaaaaaatatgaattattaaattcagaaaataataatactgTAAAATTCTATAAACTTGAAGAAAAAGATTATATTAGTAATGAAAATAAGgataatcaaaaaaaaaaaatgtatattatAAAGGATGAAagtttcaaaaaaaaaagaatgaaaacagataaaaaatttcaaatcAAAAATTCATATGAAGATTCTTCATCAGAACATAATAGAACTTCTTTAAAAGTAAGttataaaattcataaaaaaagtaataaagaaaatataaagagaaaaaattatttatctaTTGCATTAGATGAAAATCAATGTTATGAAATAAACAAAAGTAGTATTTGTAcagataatataaaatttttagatTTCATAAATGATTATGAAcaaaatatgtattattttaaGAATTCTAAGtcatgtaataaaaaaaagaagaaaaaaaaaaaattgagtatgaaaaaaaaaaagagtgaTACTagagaaatattaaataattatatcttAAACGTTGATGATCATagtaaatataatgaaaattatagtAGTGAAAATTTAACTAAAAATTACAACACACCAGTAATTCATCATCTTTATAATGACAAAATAGTCACATATATTAGTGATTTGGATTAtgaacaaaagaaaaaatgtaaaaatgaaatatatttaaataactaTTCTAATACAATTAAAGAAACCAAAAGCTCaaagtataaaaatagaattaacattgaattaaaaaataaaagaagattTAACTTCCTTtctaaaaaaagtttattaagaaaaagaaaaaaaaaaattataatatttttaaatcataattACTCTGTTTGGGAAAATGGAAGATTTAATGATCATTTTTATAGGATTgttcataaaaattatgatctAGACAGtttagaagaagaaaaaatattaattgaTTATCACAAAGagagtaaaattaaaaaattaatatatagaaTATTTCCTCAATTTTCAATGTCCAGTTTACTTTTATATGTTACATTTATTCAGTggataatatttatttcactTATATCATTAAAATCTGATTTTCCTTTAACCCCTTCAG aTGATTCTTTAAAAAGTTTTGGTAGTAATTTTCCCcatgatatatttaaaaatgcgGAAATTTATCGTCTTTTTACATCTTTATTTTTGCATTCTAATTTTAATCATATTTGTGCAAATACGTATGTTCAATTAACTGTGGGatttttattagaatatatatatggcacttttattgttttattaGTATATGTATTTACAG GTATATATGGAATAATATTGTCGTCTCCATTAACTTATTGCTATTCAACAACTGAAAGTAGCAGCAGTTCTTCAGGAATTATTGGAATGTTCTTTTCGGAAATTTTAATGATGACTAATTTTAATGTAGATAAAATAAGCATTAGTGtacatttattttgtttttttcttttacttttatttcttaaattttctttaaatacaGTTAGTATTAACATATATAGCCACTTCTTTGGTTTTCTTGGAG gattTTTAATTGGAGTTATATTAAAACGCAAGcaattgaaatattttttaagaaataatttattaattcaaaTATTATGTTCTGTCTTTCTTATAATAAGTTTGGCAGCtgctatttttatttcaactTTTGTTGTACATAAATGTTAA